From a region of the Drosophila virilis strain 15010-1051.87 chromosome 3, Dvir_AGI_RSII-ME, whole genome shotgun sequence genome:
- the LOC6623350 gene encoding uncharacterized protein, with the protein MLMKFAYFVIFSVCWSHCAGNNLDHNVFGSVDGATSTERINAAMRCVNVNPQHSVDLQQIMGLWYGSEIIMHSQDFPGVYEYDSCVIIHLTDVTQQMHNSKLYNDNNNNNYRNYNNRNQNQNQNNYRHISTTSQYADNDEYVRQPANAHRAGYLRLVWSERDNNLEYMFNYTTDAPGHWSNIGDQRGSLVTRNTYTQFTGTVQVVKAVNDHLVLTFCGNDIKSSIYTVVLTRNRLGLSNDELRSIRNMLSRRGLYTETIRKVCNGAGRVGVGLVTLLLLPLLAAWGRRQ; encoded by the exons ATGCTtatgaaatttgcatattttgtgatcTTTAGCGTCTGCTGGTCACACTGCGCAGGAAACAATTTAGATCATAATGTCTTTGGATCAGTGGATGGCGCCACCAGCACCGAACGTATTAATGCGGCAATGCGTTGCGTTAATGTCAATCCACAGCATTCGGTGGATCTGCAACAG ATAATGGGCTTGTGGTATGGCAGCGAGATCATAATGCATAGTCAGGATTTTCCCGGCGTCTACGAATACGATTCGTGCGTTATAATTCACCTGACCGATGTGACACAGCAG ATGCACAATAGCAAACTgtacaacgacaacaacaacaacaattaccgcaactacaacaatcgaaatcagaatcagaatcaaaacaattacagacacatctcgaCCACGTCGCAATATGCGGACAACGATGAGTATGTGCGTCAGCCGGCGAATGCGCACCGGGCAGGATATCTGCGTCTGGTGTGGAGCGAGCGTGACAACAATCTGGAATATATGTTCAACTATACGACAGATGCGCCCGGCCATTGGTCCAATATTGGGGATCAGCGCGGCTCTCTGGTCACACGCAACACCTATACACAGTTCACGGGCACCGTCCAGGTGGTAAAAGCGGTCAACGATCATCTGGTGTTGACCTTCTGCGGCAACGATATCAAGAGCTCCATTTATACGGTTGTGCTTACACGCAATCGCCTGGGCCTCAGCAACGAT GAGCTGCGCAGCATACGGAACATGCTCTCCCGCCGTGGACTCTACACGGAGACCATACGCAAAGTCTGCAACGGGGCCGGACGTGTGGGCGTTGGCCTCGtcacgctgctgctgttgccgctacTCGCCGCCTGGGGGCGTCGTCAGTGA